TATAGGGGGTCAGAACAGCGAAGCCACACTTGAATTTGGCTGATGAAGCTGATATCGTTATTCGATTCTTTAGAAAATGCGAAAttgtctttttcttgatTAATCCTATATTGAGTCGGAATTTGACATGGATCCTAGGTTCAATAGGTCACTACTAACTCATGTATTTTAGGTATACAAGAGAAGTTTAATGACAAGATCACCTTTGTCAGCAGATCACGTGCAGCAAAGGGTGTATGATGAGGGAACAAAGACCgcaaaatataatataaagttattaaaaaaagccaTATGTGTTTTCATAAAAATAAGTCCAAGCTGTACCTGGAAATCTTTGAGAGTTGTGTCGATGGAGCTTGTTTTGTACCAGTAGCAGAAAAAGCCAGCCAGTACTACATAAGTTAGATCGCCTTCACTGGAAAGCAGTTTGCCTTTGTGGTAGTTGgcaaaaaaagacaaaccGATATACAGAAGAAACTGTCGAATCAAGTAAGCAGTATCTCAGCTATGTAGATTTATATACGCATGCATTTGTTTCTGTTTGAACACCAAGTTTCAATGCCATCTATCTATGCACCTGCTTGGCTCGTCCAACACCGAGCATctgtaccttagtacctagataAGTAAAACATATCCTGGACTCCACTGTCAGATAATCAAGAGCCAACGCCATCTCCCCCCAGGGATAGTCTCCAGCCAGTGATACACAAGATCGTTAGGGGATATGAGGGGCACCTGTGCCTGAGTCTGTGCCTGCATCACGCAAGCCTAGAACGGGGGACCCATGAGATCACCAGCGCCAAATAGAAGAGAATCAGAGTGGACGCCAGACTGTCCACCAGCTATTGCGCCTGGGGTCTGGGGCTGCATGAGCGGTGCCCACGTTGTCCACTCTCTTTCCAGTTCCATACAACCTACATActagatacctaggtactaggtAAGGTTAGCAAGCGAATCGTAGGCCCCTGTCGTGTTCACAAATGCACCGCCACTTTCGCAAACAGATCAAGCCACAAGGACAATAGTCGTCACTTTGGAGCTCCACGGTTTCATTTTCTCTGCCTGCTTCAGCTCTAAAACTCCCAGCCTCATCACCGTACACATATAGCTCAAGACCTGTCTCGCCATTGCAAGCTTCAGGAAAACCTTGGAAGTAATATTTGAACAGGCGTTATAATCTCTGGGATACCTCTTATTCCTAAAAGAACGCACCTAGTCCTTGCTCCACACCTGCTCTTCATCATGAGAATACGACTCCCAGTTGCAGGTACGTCATTGCATTGTGCCCGTCTCGATTGAGGGCCGGGAGTGGGTTCTCGCTCAGCTCCATGATGGACATATATTGCCATGCCATGAGTGATGTTAATAGTTTCCCAGGCGCCTTCCTGGTCTTGCTGCTCATCGCTGCCTATGTCGGCCTAACTTCGATACAGCTTGGCCAATATGTCAATGACAAAGTGCTTCACTTCATCACCTTTTTCATACTCAGCGTTGTGTTCTACTGGATTGTAGACACCAATAGACGGCGAGTCATGAATATGACCCTGGTAGTCTGCACAATCATCCTTGGCGTTGGTTCTGAATTCGTTCAGAGCTTTCTTGACAATGGCCGGGAATTCGATTTGCACGACATCGTTGCGAATCTGATAGGAAGCTTGCTCGGTGTCGGTCTATGCTCGTGGTATCACAAGCGTATGCTTGAGCGCAGGCGACGCAGGCGGTACAGTGCTGTTCCTGGCGAGGATCAAGGCGACGTCGAGCTTGGTGAAGGCCACGAATCTGGTGTGGTGGAAGGAGCGAGTCGGTCTCTCACTCTGGAAGAAGAGGTTGATAATTGGGACGAGAATCAGATCGACGATGATTGGGACGAGGAAGAAACCCACGATGTTCCAGCCAACACCCACGCTTTGGATGATAGTGCCGACATCGGGGATTTGGCAGAAACTAAGAAACGAATGGATTAAGGTGATCCTGGGACTCGGTCCAGGTCCTACAGATATGCCTTAGTACGACTTATGACTGTATGGTTTTATATGATTCAATGCTCAACTCAATACATGTCGTTTCCCATTACCTTGATGGAAAGTGACGGTATCTGCAGCAGCCGGGAGTAGAGCAAAAAATTATTACACACTGGGAATGGTATGAATTCAAGGACCACTTCGACAAACTTCTCTTGTTCTGATTATAGTATCCATGATATCTCAAGCAAGCCGCAGTGCTATTCTTGAACACTCCATGACCCCAAATCTGCACCAAAACATAGCTACTGGTCTCTTCAGCTTTGTGGTGCTTCCATGAAACTTTTCGGTTCGCCATTATCCTCGTCCGTTCAGAAGCATCGTCCAGTTGTTACGGGCCAAATCATCGGTGGACTTGGTTGCCCTCTTCCTGCACGGGCTGTCTCAAATGTGTGCTTGGAAAAGCCTAATCGATCACATCG
This Fusarium poae strain DAOMC 252244 chromosome 3, whole genome shotgun sequence DNA region includes the following protein-coding sequences:
- a CDS encoding hypothetical protein (TransMembrane:3 (n7-18c26/27o36-53i60-82o94-112i)~BUSCO:53112at5125), whose product is MRIRLPVAGAFLVLLLIAAYVGLTSIQLGQYVNDKVLHFITFFILSVVFYWIVDTNRRRVMNMTLVVCTIILGVGSEFVQSFLDNGREFDLHDIVANLIGSLLGVGLCSWYHKRMLERRRRRRYSAVPGEDQGDVELGEGHESGVVEGASRSLTLEEEVDNWDENQIDDDWDEEETHDVPANTHALDDSADIGDLAETKKRMD